In Micromonospora sp. WMMD980, the following are encoded in one genomic region:
- the moeZ gene encoding adenylyltransferase/sulfurtransferase MoeZ, whose protein sequence is MADPHHGERQWLGPTADPGEFTVSLPPLVEPAAELTVDEIRRYSRHLIIPDVGVEGQKRLKNARVLCVGAGGLGSPALMYLAAAGVGTLGIIDFDTVDESNLQRQIIHGVSDVGRSKAESAAASIREINPLVHVEIHNTALDRENVKDIFSRYDLIVDGTDNFATRYLVNDAAVLLGKPYVWGSIYRFDGQASVFWAEHGPCYRCLYPEPPPPGMVPSCAEGGVLGVLCASIGSIQVNEAIKLLAGIGEPLVGRLMVYDALEMSYRKIKVRKDPNCALCGENPTVTNLLEDYEDFCGAVSEEAQEAVVDSTITALELKEWQDAGKDIFLVDVREPAEYEIVRIPGSTLIPKGEILSGEALAKFPQDRQIVLHCKSGVRSAEALAALKAAGFKDSVHVQGGVLSWVKQVDPSLPSY, encoded by the coding sequence ATGGCCGATCCCCACCACGGCGAGCGACAATGGCTCGGTCCCACCGCCGATCCCGGGGAGTTCACCGTGTCGTTGCCCCCGCTCGTCGAGCCCGCCGCCGAGCTGACCGTTGACGAGATCCGCCGCTACTCGCGCCACCTGATCATCCCGGACGTCGGGGTCGAGGGGCAGAAGCGGCTGAAGAACGCCCGGGTGCTCTGCGTCGGCGCCGGCGGTCTCGGCTCGCCCGCCCTGATGTACCTCGCCGCCGCCGGTGTCGGCACGCTCGGCATCATCGACTTCGACACCGTCGACGAGTCGAACCTCCAGCGCCAGATCATCCACGGCGTCTCCGACGTCGGCCGCTCCAAGGCCGAGTCCGCCGCCGCGTCGATCCGGGAGATCAATCCGCTGGTGCACGTGGAGATCCACAACACCGCGCTGGACCGGGAGAACGTCAAGGACATCTTCTCCCGCTACGACCTGATCGTCGACGGCACCGACAACTTCGCCACCCGCTACCTGGTCAACGACGCGGCCGTGCTGCTCGGCAAGCCGTACGTCTGGGGTTCGATCTACCGCTTCGACGGCCAGGCCTCGGTCTTCTGGGCCGAGCACGGCCCCTGCTACCGCTGCCTCTACCCGGAGCCCCCGCCGCCCGGCATGGTCCCGTCCTGCGCCGAGGGCGGCGTGCTCGGCGTGCTCTGCGCGTCCATCGGGTCGATCCAGGTCAACGAGGCGATCAAGCTGCTCGCCGGCATCGGCGAGCCGCTCGTCGGCCGGCTGATGGTCTACGACGCCCTGGAGATGAGCTACCGCAAGATCAAGGTCCGCAAGGACCCGAACTGCGCGCTCTGCGGCGAGAACCCCACGGTCACCAACCTGCTGGAAGACTACGAGGACTTCTGCGGCGCGGTCTCCGAGGAGGCGCAGGAGGCGGTGGTCGACTCCACCATCACGGCGCTGGAGCTGAAGGAGTGGCAGGACGCCGGCAAGGACATCTTCCTGGTCGACGTCCGTGAGCCCGCCGAGTACGAGATCGTCCGGATCCCCGGCTCGACGCTGATCCCCAAGGGCGAGATCCTCTCCGGCGAGGCGCTGGCGAAGTTCCCGCAGGACCGGCAGATCGTGCTGCACTGCAAGTCCGGTGTGCGGTCCGCCGAGGCGCTGGCCGCGCTGAAGGCGGCCGGTTTCAAGGACTCGGTGCACGTGCAGGGCGGCGTGCTCTCCTGGGTCAAGCAGGTCGACCCGTCGCTGCCCTCGTACTGA
- a CDS encoding glutamate-5-semialdehyde dehydrogenase, producing MSVVEQARRARDAAEDLATATRTVKDAALHAMADALVARTPEVLSGNATDLAAGRDAGLSAAVLDRLALDEGRVAAIADALRQMAALPDPVGEVVRGSTLPNGLELRQVRVPFGVVGIVYEGRPNVTVDAAGICLKSGNAALLRGSSSAAHSNAALVAVLRDAVAGAGLPADAVQLLDSTSRDSVKELMRARGLVDVLIPRGGASLIRTVIEESTVPVIETGVGNCHVYVDAAADLGKALAITLNAKTQRLSTCNTAESLLVHRDVADTFLPAVLTAFADAGVTVHGTAEVAAHSPAVVPATEEDLATEYLSADISVAVVDSLDAAVAHIRRYGTGHTEAIVTDSQRAAREFVARVDAAAVMVNASTRFTDGGEFGFGAEIGISTQKLHARGPMGLPELTSTKYVVTGDGHLR from the coding sequence ATGAGCGTCGTCGAGCAGGCCCGCCGGGCCCGGGACGCGGCGGAGGATCTCGCCACGGCCACCCGTACCGTCAAGGACGCCGCGCTGCACGCGATGGCCGACGCGCTGGTGGCGCGTACCCCGGAGGTTCTGTCGGGGAACGCGACGGACCTGGCGGCCGGGCGCGACGCCGGGCTGAGCGCGGCCGTGCTGGACCGGCTCGCCCTCGACGAGGGCCGGGTCGCCGCCATCGCCGACGCGCTGCGCCAGATGGCCGCGCTGCCCGACCCGGTCGGCGAGGTGGTCCGCGGCTCCACCCTGCCGAACGGGCTGGAGCTGCGCCAGGTGCGGGTGCCGTTCGGGGTGGTCGGCATCGTCTACGAGGGCCGACCGAACGTGACCGTCGACGCGGCCGGGATCTGCCTGAAATCCGGCAACGCGGCGCTGCTGCGTGGCTCCTCCTCGGCGGCGCACTCGAACGCGGCGCTGGTCGCGGTGCTCCGCGACGCGGTCGCCGGAGCCGGCCTGCCGGCCGACGCGGTGCAACTGCTCGACTCCACCTCGCGCGACTCGGTCAAGGAGCTGATGCGGGCCCGCGGCCTGGTCGACGTGCTGATCCCCCGTGGCGGCGCGTCGCTGATCCGCACCGTGATCGAGGAGTCGACGGTGCCGGTGATCGAGACCGGGGTGGGCAACTGCCACGTGTACGTGGACGCCGCCGCCGACCTCGGCAAGGCGCTCGCGATCACGCTGAACGCCAAGACGCAGCGGCTGTCCACCTGCAACACCGCCGAGTCGCTGCTGGTGCACCGGGACGTGGCGGACACGTTCCTGCCGGCGGTGCTGACCGCGTTCGCCGACGCCGGGGTGACCGTGCACGGCACCGCCGAGGTCGCCGCGCACTCCCCCGCCGTGGTGCCGGCGACCGAGGAGGACTTGGCCACCGAATACCTCTCCGCCGACATCTCGGTCGCCGTGGTCGACTCGCTCGACGCGGCGGTCGCGCACATCCGGCGCTACGGCACCGGGCACACCGAGGCGATCGTCACCGACTCGCAGCGGGCGGCCCGGGAGTTCGTGGCCCGGGTGGACGCCGCCGCGGTCATGGTCAACGCGTCGACCCGGTTCACCGACGGCGGCGAGTTCGGCTTCGGCGCCGAGATCGGCATCTCCACCCAGAAGCTGCACGCCCGCGGCCCGATGGGTCTGCCGGAGCTGACCAGCACGAAGTACGTGGTGACCGGCGACGGCCACCTCCGCTGA
- the proB gene encoding glutamate 5-kinase — MRDAVTSARRIVVKIGSSSLTTAAGGLDDARVDALVDTLGALTAQGREVVLVSSGAIAAGLAPLRLTRRPRDLATQQAAASVGQGLLIGRYATAFARHGRTVGQVLLTVDDVTRRAHYRNAYRTLRKLLDLRAVPIVNENDTVATEEIRFGDNDRLAALVAALVDADLLVLLSDVDALWTGDPARPGSTRITEVHGEGDLAGVDVGGAGRAGVGTGGMVTKVEAARIATGFGIPVVLTAAPLAGPALAGDPVGTFFHASSRRPAARLFWLAHATAPRGRLHLDPGAVQAVVGRRKSLLPAGITAVDGAFTAGDPVDLVDTAGAPVARGLVNYDAVELPGLLGRSTSELAAALGPAYEREVVHRDDLVLL, encoded by the coding sequence GTGCGCGACGCAGTCACCTCGGCCCGCCGGATCGTGGTCAAGATCGGTTCGTCCTCGCTGACCACGGCGGCGGGCGGCCTCGACGACGCCCGGGTCGACGCGCTCGTCGACACGCTCGGCGCGCTGACCGCCCAGGGGCGCGAGGTGGTGCTGGTCTCCTCCGGCGCGATCGCCGCCGGCCTCGCCCCGCTCCGGCTGACCCGGCGCCCGCGTGACCTGGCCACCCAGCAGGCCGCCGCCAGCGTGGGCCAGGGCCTGCTCATCGGGCGCTACGCGACCGCGTTCGCCCGGCACGGGCGCACCGTCGGGCAGGTGCTGCTCACCGTCGACGACGTCACCCGGCGGGCGCACTACCGCAACGCCTACCGCACGCTGCGCAAGCTGCTCGACCTGCGGGCCGTGCCGATCGTCAACGAGAACGACACGGTGGCCACCGAGGAGATCCGGTTCGGCGACAACGATCGCCTCGCCGCGCTGGTGGCCGCGCTGGTCGACGCCGACCTGCTGGTGCTGCTCTCCGACGTGGACGCGCTCTGGACCGGCGACCCGGCCCGCCCCGGCAGCACCCGGATCACCGAGGTGCACGGCGAGGGCGACCTGGCCGGCGTGGACGTCGGCGGGGCCGGCCGGGCCGGGGTGGGCACCGGCGGCATGGTGACCAAGGTCGAGGCGGCCCGCATCGCCACCGGCTTCGGCATCCCGGTCGTGCTCACCGCCGCGCCGCTGGCCGGCCCGGCGCTGGCCGGCGACCCGGTCGGCACGTTCTTCCACGCCAGCAGCCGCCGCCCGGCCGCCCGGCTGTTCTGGCTGGCGCACGCCACCGCGCCGCGCGGCCGGCTGCACCTCGACCCGGGCGCGGTGCAGGCAGTGGTGGGCCGGCGCAAGTCGCTGCTGCCGGCCGGCATCACCGCCGTCGACGGCGCGTTCACCGCCGGGGACCCGGTGGACCTGGTCGACACCGCCGGCGCACCGGTGGCCCGCGGGCTGGTCAACTACGACGCGGTGGAACTGCCCGGCCTGCTCGGCCGCTCCACCTCGGAACTCGCCGCGGCCCTGGGCCCGGCCTACGAACGAGAGGTCGTCCACCGAGACGACCTCGTTTTGTTGTAA
- a CDS encoding MGMT family protein, whose amino-acid sequence MTPDEYVEAVLALVERIPPGRAMSYGAVADALAERSGRASARLVGSIMARHGGGVPWHRVVNAAGRLPPGHERAARTRLRAEGCPMRGDRVDLTAAAWSPEEGMRP is encoded by the coding sequence GTGACACCTGACGAGTATGTCGAGGCGGTGCTGGCGCTGGTCGAGCGGATCCCGCCGGGCCGGGCGATGTCCTACGGGGCGGTGGCCGACGCGCTGGCCGAACGGTCCGGGCGGGCGTCGGCGCGGCTGGTCGGCTCGATCATGGCGCGGCACGGTGGCGGGGTGCCGTGGCACCGGGTGGTGAACGCGGCCGGCCGGCTGCCGCCGGGGCACGAGCGGGCGGCCCGGACCCGGTTGCGCGCCGAGGGGTGCCCGATGCGCGGGGACCGGGTGGACCTGACGGCGGCGGCCTGGTCGCCGGAGGAGGGGATGCGACCGTGA
- a CDS encoding MFS transporter: MTASGLPRRVHLGYASGSLVTGAFGTVPGLLLLPYLTDTLGVAAGLAALLVLLPKAWDVLVNPVAGRISDRTRSRWGARRPWLLGGGLALAVLFASIFAAPFARGPAAAAYVALAFLATATAFAFFQVPYVAMPAELTADPAERTRMMTWRIAVLALAILVSGAVAPAVVAAGGDGVPGHRWMGLFVAALIVLGTLGVFLGTRSAPAGTVAESEPSLRAQLAVAAGNRPFRALLACFVIQSAGVATVLAGVKYFADQVLRAPDSGPTLLFACFVAPALLVMPLWSRAGARLGKRTSLVAASLLFAAGALALVAAPALPAAAVYAVVALIGVGYAGQQVFALSMLPDCIAHDTARTGRRQAGVFTGLWTAGETFGLALGPGIYGLVLQLSGYVSSSTGSAAAQPATARLGVLLGFTVLPALLVVAPVVLLRGYPLTPAQLSTGVTPAVRA, translated from the coding sequence ATGACCGCTTCGGGCCTGCCCCGCCGGGTGCACCTCGGATACGCGTCGGGATCGCTGGTCACCGGCGCGTTCGGGACCGTGCCCGGGCTGCTCCTGCTGCCCTACCTCACCGACACGCTCGGTGTCGCGGCCGGGCTCGCCGCGCTGCTGGTGCTCCTGCCGAAGGCGTGGGACGTACTGGTCAACCCGGTCGCCGGGCGGATCTCCGACCGGACCCGCTCCCGGTGGGGCGCCCGCCGGCCCTGGCTGCTCGGCGGCGGGCTGGCGCTGGCCGTGCTGTTCGCCTCGATCTTCGCCGCGCCGTTCGCGCGCGGCCCGGCCGCCGCCGCGTACGTGGCGCTGGCGTTCCTGGCCACCGCCACCGCGTTCGCATTCTTCCAGGTGCCCTACGTGGCGATGCCGGCCGAGCTGACCGCCGACCCGGCGGAGCGTACCCGGATGATGACCTGGCGGATCGCGGTGCTCGCGCTGGCCATCCTGGTCTCCGGCGCGGTCGCCCCGGCGGTGGTGGCCGCCGGCGGTGACGGCGTGCCCGGCCACCGGTGGATGGGCCTGTTCGTCGCGGCGCTGATCGTCCTCGGCACGCTCGGCGTGTTCCTCGGCACCCGGTCGGCGCCGGCCGGCACGGTGGCGGAGAGCGAGCCGAGCCTGCGCGCCCAGCTCGCGGTCGCCGCAGGCAACCGGCCGTTCCGGGCGCTGCTGGCCTGCTTCGTGATCCAGTCCGCCGGGGTCGCCACCGTGCTGGCCGGCGTCAAGTACTTCGCCGACCAGGTGCTGCGCGCGCCGGACAGCGGCCCCACGCTGCTGTTCGCCTGCTTCGTCGCGCCGGCCCTGCTGGTCATGCCGCTGTGGAGCCGGGCCGGCGCCCGGCTGGGCAAGCGCACCTCGCTGGTCGCCGCGTCGCTGCTCTTCGCGGCCGGCGCGCTCGCCCTGGTCGCCGCGCCCGCGCTGCCGGCCGCCGCAGTGTACGCGGTGGTCGCGCTGATCGGCGTCGGGTACGCCGGCCAGCAGGTCTTCGCGCTGTCCATGCTGCCCGACTGCATCGCCCACGACACCGCGCGCACCGGCCGCCGGCAGGCCGGCGTGTTCACCGGGCTGTGGACCGCCGGCGAGACGTTCGGCCTGGCCCTGGGGCCGGGCATCTACGGCCTGGTGCTTCAGCTCTCCGGCTACGTCTCCTCGTCGACCGGGTCCGCCGCCGCCCAGCCGGCCACCGCCCGGCTCGGCGTGCTGCTCGGCTTCACCGTGCTGCCGGCCCTGCTCGTGGTCGCCCCGGTGGTGCTGCTGCGCGGCTACCCGCTCACCCCGGCCCAGTTGTCCACCGGGGTCACGCCGGCGGTGCGGGCGTGA
- a CDS encoding aminotransferase class V-fold PLP-dependent enzyme: MTETAGTGALPAEGLPATRVLDEIRALRAADRPTHGGRLFAYVYDPGVAGLDELAQAAYAESAHVNGLDPTAFPSLLAMENALVAAAARLLGGGPGTSAPDVVGSVTGGGTESLLLAVKAARDARPDLAEPRIVVPASAHAAFAKAAHYLRVALDRVPVDPVTLRPALDEVAAAIRPETVLVVASAPSYAHGVVDPVAEIAAVAAAAGVRCHVDACFGGWALPWLRRLGVPVPAFDFAVDGVTSISVDLHKYAYAPKGVSVLLHRDAACRAPQFFAYADWPGYTMVNPVIASTRSGGPIAAAYATLRHLGEDGYLRLAASTRDAVAGLADAVRTTDGLRLMAEPESTVVCFTADDPKLDLFVLVDELTARGWHTQPQLRYADLPASVHLTVTAAVAPRVAEFAPALADAVAATRTAGPVQLPPELVALAGGLAPEALTPALVAGLAEGLGLGGGAGVPDRMAVVNTLLDAAPAAVRERLLAEFVGLLQRPAW, encoded by the coding sequence ATGACCGAGACGGCAGGAACGGGCGCGCTGCCCGCCGAGGGGCTGCCCGCCACGCGGGTGCTCGACGAGATCCGGGCGTTGCGGGCGGCCGACCGGCCGACGCACGGCGGCCGGCTCTTCGCCTACGTCTACGACCCCGGCGTGGCCGGGCTGGACGAGCTGGCCCAGGCCGCGTACGCGGAGAGCGCGCACGTGAACGGCCTCGACCCGACCGCCTTCCCGTCGCTGCTGGCGATGGAGAACGCACTGGTCGCCGCCGCGGCCCGGCTGCTCGGCGGCGGTCCCGGCACGAGCGCGCCGGACGTCGTCGGCAGCGTCACCGGCGGCGGCACCGAATCGCTGCTGCTCGCCGTCAAGGCGGCCCGGGACGCCCGGCCCGACCTCGCCGAACCGCGGATCGTGGTGCCGGCCAGCGCGCACGCCGCGTTCGCCAAGGCGGCGCACTACCTGCGGGTGGCGCTGGACCGGGTGCCGGTCGACCCGGTGACGCTGCGTCCGGCGCTGGACGAGGTGGCCGCCGCGATCCGGCCGGAGACAGTCCTGGTGGTCGCGTCCGCCCCGTCGTACGCGCACGGCGTCGTCGACCCGGTCGCCGAGATCGCCGCCGTCGCGGCGGCCGCCGGGGTGCGCTGTCACGTGGACGCCTGCTTCGGCGGCTGGGCGCTGCCCTGGCTGCGCCGGCTCGGCGTGCCGGTGCCCGCATTCGACTTCGCCGTGGACGGGGTCACCTCGATCTCGGTGGACCTGCACAAATACGCGTACGCGCCGAAGGGGGTGTCGGTGCTGCTGCACCGGGACGCCGCGTGCCGCGCCCCGCAGTTCTTCGCGTACGCGGACTGGCCCGGCTACACGATGGTCAACCCGGTGATCGCCTCGACCCGCTCCGGCGGACCGATCGCCGCCGCGTACGCCACCCTGCGCCACCTGGGTGAGGACGGCTACCTGCGGCTGGCCGCGTCGACCCGGGATGCGGTCGCCGGACTGGCCGACGCGGTGCGGACGACCGACGGCCTGCGGCTGATGGCCGAACCGGAGTCCACAGTGGTCTGCTTCACCGCCGACGACCCGAAGCTGGACCTGTTCGTGCTGGTCGACGAGCTGACCGCGCGTGGCTGGCACACCCAGCCCCAGCTCCGGTACGCCGACCTGCCGGCCAGCGTGCACCTCACGGTGACCGCCGCGGTCGCGCCCCGGGTGGCCGAGTTCGCCCCGGCGCTGGCCGACGCGGTGGCGGCGACACGGACCGCCGGCCCGGTTCAGCTGCCGCCGGAACTGGTGGCGCTGGCCGGCGGCCTCGCCCCGGAGGCGCTCACCCCGGCGCTGGTGGCCGGGCTGGCCGAGGGGCTGGGCCTGGGCGGCGGCGCCGGTGTGCCGGACCGGATGGCGGTGGTCAACACGCTGCTCGACGCCGCCCCGGCGGCGGTGCGCGAGCGGCTGCTCGCCGAGTTCGTCGGGCTGCTCCAACGCCCGGCCTGGTGA
- a CDS encoding SigE family RNA polymerase sigma factor produces MTVTSEARLGEPPPDETTDGPDGHQAVDFDGLYHAHFRSLTVQLAAYCGDLSQSQDLVQEAFCRAFARWSRVSRYDDPVAWVRRVAWNLATSRWRRLRTAESWLRKQREEYVPGPGPDRVALTTALAQLPPRQRRAVVLHHLADLSVGQIAEQEGVPEGTVKSWLHRGRAALAAQLTTTNEVTDHA; encoded by the coding sequence ATGACCGTGACGAGCGAGGCGCGGCTCGGTGAGCCGCCACCCGACGAGACGACGGACGGCCCGGACGGACACCAGGCGGTCGACTTCGACGGGCTCTACCATGCGCACTTCCGGTCGCTGACCGTGCAACTCGCCGCCTACTGCGGCGACCTGTCCCAGTCGCAGGACCTGGTGCAGGAGGCGTTCTGCCGGGCCTTCGCCCGCTGGTCGCGGGTCTCCCGCTACGACGATCCGGTGGCCTGGGTGCGCCGGGTCGCCTGGAACCTGGCCACCAGCCGCTGGCGGCGGCTGCGCACGGCCGAGTCCTGGCTGCGGAAGCAGCGCGAGGAGTACGTGCCGGGTCCCGGCCCGGACCGGGTGGCGCTGACCACGGCGCTCGCCCAGTTGCCGCCCAGGCAGCGCCGTGCCGTGGTGCTGCACCACCTGGCCGACCTCAGCGTCGGCCAGATCGCGGAGCAGGAGGGCGTGCCGGAGGGCACGGTCAAGTCCTGGCTGCACCGGGGGCGGGCCGCGCTGGCGGCCCAGCTCACCACCACGAACGAGGTGACCGATCATGCCTGA
- a CDS encoding NADH-quinone oxidoreductase subunit B, with product MQLPAVLGEPIRFVLNWGRRYSLWVFNFGLACCAIEFIATSMGRHDFMRLGVIPFAHGPRQADLMVVSGTVTDKMAPAVKRLYDQMPEPKYVISFGACSNCGGPYWDSYSVTKGVDQLIPVDVYVPGCPPRPEALLHGILRLQAKIAAEQAGVGGVPRPDGLASPADVVPRPVEALTAPPVRPPAG from the coding sequence GTGCAGTTGCCGGCCGTGCTCGGCGAGCCGATCCGGTTCGTGCTCAACTGGGGCCGCCGTTACTCGCTCTGGGTGTTCAACTTCGGGCTGGCCTGCTGCGCCATCGAGTTCATCGCGACCAGCATGGGCCGGCACGACTTCATGCGGCTCGGCGTGATCCCGTTCGCCCACGGCCCCCGGCAGGCCGACCTGATGGTGGTCAGCGGCACGGTCACCGACAAGATGGCCCCAGCGGTCAAGCGACTCTACGACCAGATGCCCGAGCCGAAGTACGTGATCTCGTTCGGCGCCTGCTCCAACTGCGGCGGCCCCTACTGGGATTCCTATTCGGTGACCAAGGGCGTCGACCAGCTCATCCCGGTCGACGTCTACGTGCCCGGCTGCCCGCCGCGCCCGGAGGCGCTGCTGCACGGCATCCTCCGCCTTCAGGCGAAGATCGCCGCCGAGCAGGCCGGCGTGGGCGGCGTGCCCCGCCCGGACGGGCTCGCCTCCCCGGCGGACGTGGTCCCCCGACCGGTGGAGGCGCTGACCGCGCCCCCGGTGCGCCCACCGGCCGGCTGA
- a CDS encoding glucose 1-dehydrogenase — MRAVTVTPGVPDSLRLTEDWPEPAPEEGAILVEALAVGVCGTDQEIIAGEYGEAPPGQERLVLGHESLGRVLEDPTGTLHPGDLVAGVVRRPDPVPCANCAVDEWDMCRNGQYTEHGIKGLNGFARERWRLQPKFAVGLDPALASVGMLLEPTSVVAKAWDHIERIGRRAEWKPKTALITGAGPIGLLAALLASQRELSVHVLDRNTTGPKPDLVRALGATYHTSTVAELDLEPDVVVECTGAPPVVLDAMCKAAPNGIVCLTGVSSGGRTIDFDAGALNRELVLENNVVFGSVNAGRRHWELAGEALARADRSWLNALITRRVPVSAYREAYASTGDDIKVVLNFAQ; from the coding sequence GTGCGCGCTGTGACTGTGACCCCCGGTGTCCCGGACTCGCTACGCCTGACCGAGGACTGGCCCGAGCCGGCGCCCGAGGAGGGCGCGATCCTGGTCGAGGCGCTCGCCGTCGGCGTCTGCGGCACCGACCAGGAGATCATCGCCGGGGAGTACGGCGAGGCGCCGCCGGGCCAGGAGCGGCTGGTGCTCGGCCACGAGTCGCTGGGCCGGGTGCTGGAGGACCCGACCGGCACGCTGCACCCGGGCGACCTGGTGGCCGGCGTGGTCCGCCGCCCGGACCCGGTGCCCTGCGCGAACTGCGCGGTGGACGAGTGGGACATGTGCCGCAACGGGCAGTACACCGAGCACGGCATCAAGGGGTTGAACGGCTTCGCCCGCGAGCGGTGGCGGCTGCAACCCAAGTTCGCCGTCGGCCTCGACCCGGCGCTCGCGTCGGTGGGCATGCTGCTGGAGCCGACGAGCGTGGTGGCGAAGGCGTGGGACCACATCGAGCGGATCGGCCGCCGGGCCGAGTGGAAGCCGAAGACCGCGCTGATCACCGGCGCCGGGCCGATCGGCCTGCTGGCCGCGCTGCTGGCCAGCCAGCGCGAGCTGTCCGTGCACGTGCTGGACCGCAACACCACCGGCCCGAAGCCCGACCTGGTCCGGGCGCTCGGTGCCACCTACCACACCTCGACCGTGGCCGAGCTTGATCTCGAACCGGACGTGGTGGTCGAGTGCACCGGCGCGCCGCCGGTGGTGCTGGACGCGATGTGCAAGGCCGCGCCGAACGGCATCGTCTGCCTCACCGGCGTGTCCAGCGGCGGCCGGACCATCGACTTTGATGCCGGCGCGCTCAACCGGGAGCTGGTGCTGGAGAACAACGTGGTGTTCGGCTCGGTCAACGCCGGCCGGCGGCACTGGGAGCTGGCCGGCGAGGCGCTCGCCCGCGCCGACCGGTCGTGGCTGAACGCGCTGATCACCCGCCGGGTGCCGGTCTCCGCCTACCGCGAGGCGTACGCGTCGACGGGCGACGACATCAAGGTGGTGCTGAACTTCGCGCAGTGA
- a CDS encoding complex I subunit 1 family protein: MPEWLELVLRVAGVLVAFLTLPLIVGQAEHKVMAHMQGRLGPMYAGGFHGWAQLVADGVKFVQKEDVTPRDADRQVFRLAPAVALVPYLLVLLVIPLGPGDLVAQPLDIGLFFVLAVVGVGVLAVLMSAWASANKYSLLGGLRGAAQLLGYELPLVLAAASVAMAAGTLSLSGIVEAWRPWWLLWQAPAMVIFFVAGLAEIRRPPFDMPVADSELVFGYMTEYTGLRFAFFLLAEYVGIVVIAALTTVLFLGGWQGPFADAQLGWLWTLLKVFAVAFVIIWLRVSYPRLREDQLQRLCWLVLVPLALAQLVLTVAVRLAM, encoded by the coding sequence ATGCCGGAGTGGTTGGAGCTGGTCCTGCGGGTGGCCGGCGTGCTCGTCGCGTTCCTCACCCTGCCGCTGATCGTGGGCCAGGCCGAGCACAAGGTGATGGCCCACATGCAGGGCCGGCTGGGCCCGATGTACGCGGGCGGTTTCCACGGCTGGGCGCAGCTCGTGGCCGACGGGGTGAAGTTCGTGCAGAAGGAGGACGTCACTCCGCGTGACGCGGACCGGCAGGTGTTCCGGCTGGCCCCGGCCGTGGCGTTGGTGCCCTATCTGCTGGTGCTGCTGGTCATCCCGCTCGGCCCGGGTGACCTGGTCGCCCAGCCGCTCGACATCGGCCTGTTCTTCGTGCTCGCGGTGGTGGGCGTCGGGGTGCTGGCGGTGCTCATGTCGGCCTGGGCGTCGGCCAACAAGTACAGCCTGCTCGGCGGGCTGCGCGGCGCCGCCCAGCTGCTCGGGTACGAGCTGCCGCTGGTGCTGGCCGCCGCCTCGGTGGCGATGGCGGCGGGGACGCTCAGCCTGAGCGGGATCGTCGAGGCGTGGCGGCCGTGGTGGCTGCTCTGGCAGGCGCCGGCCATGGTGATCTTCTTCGTGGCCGGGCTGGCCGAGATCCGCCGCCCGCCGTTCGACATGCCGGTGGCCGACTCCGAGCTGGTGTTCGGCTACATGACCGAATACACCGGCCTGCGGTTCGCGTTCTTCCTGCTCGCCGAGTACGTCGGCATCGTGGTGATCGCGGCGCTGACCACGGTGCTCTTCCTGGGCGGCTGGCAGGGCCCGTTCGCCGACGCCCAGCTCGGCTGGCTGTGGACGCTGCTCAAGGTCTTCGCCGTGGCGTTCGTGATCATCTGGCTGCGGGTGAGTTATCCGCGGCTGCGCGAGGACCAGCTCCAGCGCCTCTGCTGGCTGGTCCTGGTGCCGCTCGCCCTCGCGCAGTTGGTGCTCACCGTCGCCGTCCGGTTGGCGATGTGA